A single region of the Salvia splendens isolate huo1 chromosome 18, SspV2, whole genome shotgun sequence genome encodes:
- the LOC121776711 gene encoding uncharacterized protein LOC121776711, with protein MEVIEELASNEEGWSNERSKVHRVASTTDHDPMSALSDKLDALTMKFDCIAMGQPSQEPQGKMGDVNYVNQGDNNRYFNNHRPNFQGGGYNQFGNKCHPNLSYGNPNNALQPPLGFTVTDGVSNKLMEQNNQRMEKVETDVQSMATHLKNIDTQISQISQTVSTITQSGKFPSNTIINPKECKAVHLRSGTVYEAPSLPATTSDTVLEPKAAVAEKEKEVGKENIGTTSGVKVPFPQVLNQKKKKKDEQFTRFMDIFRKVHVNIPLIEALQQMPKYAKFLKEVIAQKTSWGQVDTINLTENCSALLQRKLPAKLKDPGSFIVDCLIGGYKVENALCDLGASINLMPLSVFKQMNIGTLKPTSATLQMADRSVVYPEGIVEDLLIKVGEFIFPIDFMVLDMEEDKGVPLLLGRPFLATAEANINVKNGELTIFMGEESQTFSHKPRSMDGRTEECKVVRLKHQETTEERGSSAVRKVK; from the exons ATGGAAGTAATAGAGGAGCTTGCATCTAATGAAGAAGGATGGAGCAACGAAAGGAGTAAGGTGCATAGGGTAGCGTCTACTACAGATCATGATCCTATGAGTGCCCTATCCGACAAGTTGGATGCGCTGACTATGAAATTTGACTGCATTGCAATGGGACAGCCGTCTCAAGAACCCCAAGGAAAAATGGGGGACGTGAACTATGTGAATCAAGGGGACAACAACCGGTACTTCAATAATCACCGCCCCAACTTTCAGGGTGGAGGATATAATCAGTTCGGGAACAAATGTCATCCCAATCTCTCTTATGGAAACCCAAATAATGCTCTGCAACCACCCCTGGGGTTCACAGTTACTGATGGAGTG TCCAACAAGCTCATGGAGCAGAACAATCAAAGGATGGAGAAGGTTGAGACAGATGTGCAAAGTATGGCCACTCATCTGAAGAATATCGACACACAGATCAGCCAGATTTCCCAGACTGTGAGTACTATTACTCAATCGGGAAAATTCCCTTCGAACACCATCATAAATCCCAAAGAATGCAAAGCTGTGCATCTAAGGAGTGGCACTGTTTATGAAGCTCCCTCACTGCCTGCGACCACATCTGATACAGTTCTTGAGCCCAAGGCTGCCGTGGCAGAGAAGGAAAAGGAGGTTGGAAAGGAGAATATTGGCACCACTTCTGGAGTAAAGGTGCCATTCCCGCAGGTACtgaatcagaagaagaagaagaaagatgagCAGTTCACTCGATTTATGGACATCTTCAGAAAGGTGCATGTGAACATTCCTTTAATCGAGGCACTGCAGCAGATGCCTAAGTACGCTAAGTTTCTGAAGGAGGTGATAGCCCAGAAGACCAGTTGGGGGCAGGTTGACACTATTAATCTAACTGAAAATTGCAGTGCTCTGCTGCAAAGGAAACTGCCTGCCAAGCTGAAGGATCCTGGAAGTTTCATTGTCGACTGCCTCATTGGGGGCTATAAGGTGGAGAATGCTCTCTGCGATCTAGGCGCGAGCATTAATCTAATGCCACTATCGGTGTTCAAGCAAATGAACATTGGTACTTTGAAGCCCACCTCAGCCACACTACAGATGGCAGACAGATCTGTCGTGTATCCAGAGGGCATTGTGGAAGACCTACTGATTAAGGTCGGGGAATTTATTTTTCCCATCGACTTTATGGTCTTGGACATGGAAGAAGACAAGGGAGTCCCCCTACTGCTAGGACGTCCCTTCCTTGCCACTGCTGAGGCAAATATAAACGTGAAAAATGGAGAGTTGACAATCTTCATGGGAGAAGAAAGTCAAACGTTTTCCCACAAACCGAGAAGCATGGATGGAAGAACTGAGGAGTGCAAGGTGGTGCGTCTGAAGCACCAAGAGACTACTGAAGAAAGAGGATCGAGTGCAGTCAGAAAAGTGAAGTAG